GCCGCCGAAGGGACGCTGATAGATCTTGCCCTCGGTCGTGCGCGAAAAGGGCACGCCCCAATGCTCGAGCTCATAAACCGCCTGCGGGGCGTTGCGGCAGAGATATTCGATCGCGTCCTGATCGCCGAGCCAGTCCGACCCCTTGACGGTGTCGTACATGTGCCATTTCCAGTCATCCGGTCCCATATTGCCGAGCGCGGCGGCGACGCCGCCCTGGGCCGCGACAGTATGCGAACGGGTCGGGAAGACCTTGGTGACGCAGGCGACGTTCAGTCCCGCCTTGGCGCAGCCGACGACGGCGCGCAGGCCGGAGCCGCCGGCCCCGACGACCACGACGTCGAATGTATGATCGACGATCGGATAGGCACGTCCGCCAATCGACACGGATGAAGCAGCGCCATTCGCAACCATTATCGAAGCCTTTGTTATGGTCTTTTCCAGCGGCTTTGAGCGCGCGCTACTTCGGAGCCGCGATCAGCATGATCGCGAAGGTCCAGACGAACGCGATCGCGATGGAGGCGATCCTGTTCCAATGCAGCGCCTTCTCGTTCAGCGCCGCGTCATGGACATAATCCTCGATGATTTCGTTCATGCCCTGGCGCGCGTGGATCATGCCGAGGATGCCGAAGGCGATGAGGACGATCGCGGGAAGCGGATGGCCGATCTCGGCCTTCACGCCCTCTATCGACTTGCCCGCGATCCCCGCGAGCCACCATGCGGAGAGCACGCCGAGCGGCGCCAGCGCATAGGAGGAGAGACGCATGAAGCGCGCATGGGCGGAGCCCTCGTGATCCGAGACATAGGCGGCTCCCTGGCCGCTGCGCCCGCTCTTGAAATGGGTCGGAACCGACATCGACGCGCCTCCGTTAGCCCGCAAGGGACTTGATGATCCAAAGCAGCACGGTGAGCCCGGCCCCGCCATAGAGCGACGCCTGAGCGAGCAGCTCCCGGCCGTCCTTGTCCATGTACAGGCCGCGGTCCCAGAACGCGTGCCGGATTCCGCCAAGCAGATGGTGGAAGATCGCCCAGGTGATGAGGAAGACGATCAGGCCGCCGATAAAGCCCGATCCGAGCCAGCCCGTGAGGGCGTGCAGCCAGCCGCCCATGCCCGCGCCCAGCAGAAAGAGCGCCATGAGCGCCATGCCGACATAGAGACCGGCCCCGGTGATGCGATGCGCGATCGACATCGCCATGGTGAGCCAGCGCTTGAAAATGGTCAGATGCGGCGACAGAGGGCGCTTGGCGGCGCTCTCGTCCGTTCCGGCGTTTGCCATGCGTGTCCCCCTCGCGCGCTTTTTCGGAATGAGTCCGAAAAGGCGTCCTAAAGAGTGGATAATTCAAATGTTGCGGCGCCGCAACTAGGCGAGGACCCTACCCGTCGGGCCACGGGAAAAGGATTGCATGGCGCCTCTTGCGCGAAAGCCCCGCATTGCGGGGCTTTCGCTTCGCGGAGCTGGCGCGATTTCCCGCGGAAATCGCGCCAAATCAAAAAGCTGATGCGTATTCTGATCGCAATCGCTTATCAGCTTGCGCAATGCGCTCCAGCGCGGCGGCGGTCAGTAGCCCGCGACCACGGGCGCCCCGAATGCGCCCCAGTTGATGCGGTAATTCAACCCCGCGCGGACCGTGTGGAAACCCACAATATGCTGCGCGAGATTGGCGCCGCCCCACTGGTCGGTCCCGATATGGGTGAAAAGATATTCGGCCTTGACCGACCAGTTCGGCAGCACGGCGTATTCCAGACCGCCGCCGGCGGACCATCCGATCGCCGCGCCATGCAGATTGCCGAGCCAGCCATGATTGAGCCGCACGTCGCCATAAGCGAAGCCGCCGGTTCCATAGACCAGCAACTGCGACCAGCCCGGGAAGGCGACGCCTACGCGCCCGCGCACCGTGCCGAAATCGTCGACCCGGCGGGAGACGCCGCCCCACCATCCCGAGCCGTTGCCGCCGCCGATGCTCGCGCCCTGGAAATCCGCCTCGAGACCGACGACGAATGACGGGGTCAACTGGAAGTTATAGCCGGCCTGCACGCCGCCCACGACGCCGCCGCCGCTCGATGCGCCGCCATTCCCTGTGGAATAGGCCGGAACCCACCAAAGGCCGTTGAAGGTCGTGCCCCAGCCTGTCCGGTTGAAGCTTTCAAGCCAGCCGCCGCCGATATTCGCGCCGACATAGAAGCCGGTCCAGGTGAAGGCGGGCGGCGGCGGCGCGTAGACCGGCGCTTCCTTGCGGGATGGCAGGTCCGCGGCAAAAGCGGAGACGGCTCCGAAACTCGCGGCCGCCAGACCGAGCGCAATTTTCTTCATCGAAGTCTGCCTTATATTTGGGCGTAATGCGCGCCTCATTTGCGGATATGCCTGAGAATCATCCAAGATTCGGTCATCATGTAGGCAAATTCCGGCCTTCGCCGCGAATGGCGAGATTCATCCGGCGCTGTTGCGGGGGCGCAACAGTTTTCCAAGATGCGCCGAATCAGCGGCGGCGGCGCGCCACATGCGTGGAAATCAGCAACCCGATGAGCGCGAGGGCGGCGAAGACTCCGCCTGCCGCGAAGGCGACCGAAGATCCGTAGACGTCCCAGAGCTTTCCGGCGGCGAAGCTTGCGAGCAACAAGGCGAGCCCGCCGCTGAGGTTGAAAACGCCGAAGGCGGTGCCGCGCAGTCCCGCCGGGGCGGAATCGGCGATGAGCGCCGCGAAGAGCCCCTGCGTCAGCCCCATATGCAGGCCCCAGAGCCCGACGCCCACCCAGACGAGCGGCTGCGACCGGGCGAAGCCGAGCGCCGCGTCGGCGGCGATGAGCGCGATCAATCCGGCGACGAGCGGCGTCACCCGGTCGCCGCGGTCCGAAAAGGCGCCGGCCGGGTAAGAAGCGGCGGCGTAAACGACATTCATCGCGACGAGGACGAGCGGGGCCAGCGCGTCCGGCAGGCCCACGGCCTGCGCCTCGAGAATCAGGAACGCCTCCGAAAAGCGCGCAAGGCTAAAGAGGGTCGAGACGCCGACCACGAGCCAGAAGACGCCGCCGAGGCCCTTGAGCTCGTTCCAATGCAGGGGAAAGCGCGCCGGCCGCGCCGGGCGCGTCTCCTCCGGCTCGCTAACGCCGAAAGCCAGCACCGCCACCGCGACGACCGCGGGGATGCAGGCGATCCAGAAGACGGCGCGAATGTCGTCCACCGTCGCCCACATCACGAGCACCGCCACGGCGGGGCCCAGAAAGGCGCCGACCGTGTCGAGCGACTGGCGCAGGCCGAAGGCGGCGCCGCGCAGTTCGGGGGGCGTGACGTCGGCGACGAGCGCGTCGCGCGGCGCGCCGCGAATCCCCTTCCCCACACGGTCGATGAAGCGGGCGGTCGTCACCCAGCCGACATTGGGCGCGAGCGGGAACATCGGTTTCGTCGCCGCCGCGAGGCCGTAGCCGAGAATCGCAAGCAGCTTGCGATTGCCGAACCAGTCCGAAATCGCGCCCGAGAAAATCTTGACGATCGACGCCGTCGCCTCCGCGACCCCTTCGATCACGCCGACCTGCGCCATCGTCGCGCCCATGGTCCCGACGAGATAGATCGGGAGCAACGCATGGATCATCTCGGAGGAGAAATCCATGAACAGCGAAACGAGGCCCAGCGCCCAGACGCTGGGCGGGATCTGACGGAGGCGGGAGAAGCGGCGGGAGGCGTCGTCGGTCATGCTTGCTTGTCCGGAGCCGGAAGATGGGCGCAGGTTTAGCATGAGGCCGCGCCGACAGGCGCAAAAGAAAAAGCGGCCGCCGCCAGCATCCCCTGCGCCGCGCCACCCCACCCCGGCGCAACCCAAAACGCCAGCAAAACTGTCGCCCATCTATCCGGCCAGTTCTGTAACCCATCTATCCGCTGGACAATGACTCCGTCTTGGGAGGGGTGTCCCCACAAGACTTATCCCCACGCCCCAAGCCTCCCCTATCCTGCCTCCGCCTCGCCAACTGCAGGGGCGTCGTCGGGTCGGCGGCGCCGGCGGGGTCGGTCAAGGATGGAGCGACGACCCTCGCTCTAACGGTCCCCGGCGTCGCCAGCCGATCTTCTCCATCGTGCGGAGGTCAAAGCTGGGCTGAGTAGCCGGCCGCGAAACGGGGCGCGAGTACCGAAAGGGAAAGCGCTCGCGGCTTGGGCGGCGGCGCATGGGAGGTCCTTGCGACGCGCCCGGCAGGCGGTCTCGCCTGTCGGGAAAGAAGCGGGCCGTCGGCAGGCGGGCCGCGCCGGCGACGGGGGCAACGTCACAGGATGACGCAAATCCCGGCTGGAAAGGTGCGCGCGAATAAAGACCGCGCCGGGACGCTTCATGCTCCGTGCGCTTTTATTTTTCACGCACTCGGCCGAACGGGGCCGGGGCGTCCCGGCTTCCTGTTCCAAGCCTCGCGTCGGTTTCGGCGGCGGGGGATTTGGCGTTGGCGAATTCATCTGAGAAATTTCTGTAGGGGCGGCGCCAGTTGGGATCGCGGTCGATACAAGAGAAGCCGCCAGCAACGAGCGCTGGCGTCACATATCTCAATCGCGACCCCGCCTCTCTCCCCGCGATGCGGCGGAGAGGGATCAAGGACGGAAGGCGGCGCCGCGACGGCAATGTCGAACGCCGGCAGCCCATTCGCATCGCCGCCGGCCGAGATTCAATTTTGAAAAAGCGCGTCTCGCCAGAGACTTCGGCAAGCTGTCAACGAGACATAATATTTCCGACACGGAAATGAATCACCGAGGCGCCATTGAGCCGGCACGAGCGCCGCCGCGCTCCGGCACGCTTGCATGCCTCATATCCCGCAGTCTCATGGGGGGCTCCCGGTGAATCGCATCTATTCCATCAAGCTCGCAGCGCTCGCCGCCGCGTTCTCCACGACCGCGCTGGCCCAGCAGGTCGGGCCGAGCACGTCGACCGAACCCTATCTCCTGCCGACCGTCTCGGGCGTCCGGACGGTGTCGATTCTCACGACCGGCGATTCGGTCGGAGGCTGGCGCATGGCCGGCATTCCCGACGGCCTCGGCATCATCCCCACGCCCGCCGCGGACCCGACCGCCGCGAGTCTTTATTTCGAGATCGTCGCCAATCACGAATTGGGCAAGAGTCTCGGCGCGCCGCGCAAGCATGGCTCCAAGGGCGCCTTCGTGTCGCGCTGGCAGATCAATAAGCTGAACTTCATGGTCACCAGCGGCCGCGACCAGGACTGGGGCGACGTCTGGCTGAGAAACGGCAGCCTGTGGAAGGCCGGCACGACGGCCTGGGACCGCTTCTGCTCGGCCGATCTGCCGGCTCAGAGCGCCTTCTACTACAACGGCGTCGGCACGACCGACCCGATGTTCTTCGACGGCGAGGAAACCACGCCCCCGAACGCCGCCGACCATGGCCGCGCCTTCGCGCATGTCATCGCGGCGAACACCGCCGTCGAACTGCCGGCGCTGGGCAAGTTCTCGTTCGAAAACGTGGTCGCGAGCCCCTATCCGCAGCTCAAGACCATCGTGATGCTGAGCGACGACGCCAATCGCGAAACCAATGTCACCAAGGCGACCGTCTGCCGCACCGAAGGCCAGTCCGGCTGCACGGAGCCCTCGAGCGAACTCCATATGTATATCGGCGCGAAGCAGTCCTCGGGCGGCAACCCCGTTCAGCTCGCCGGCCTGAGCAACGGCATTCTCTACGGCATCCGCGTCCGCACCCCGAACGGCGTCGTGCTGGGCGAGGACAAGGACTTCGTGTTCGGGACGTCGGCGCCGGCGATCACGACCGCGCGCTTTGAAGCCGTGAGCTATGGCGACGTCACCAACCGCAGCGGCGTCGAAATCCAGGACATGGATTTCGACAATCAGGCGATGCAGCTTATCCGCATCGAGGACGGCGCCTGGGATCCGCGTCCGGGCAAGGAGCGCGACTATTATTTCGTGACCACCGGCCGCATCACGGCCAGCGCCTCGACCTGGCGCCCGTCGCGTCTGTGGCGTCTGCGCTTCGACGACATTACGCGTCCCGAGGCCGGCGGCGAACTCACCATGCTGCTGAGCAACGCCTTCTATCCCGGCGCCGGCTCGACGCCGGACGATGATCCGACCTATCAGATGCTCGACAACATCGCGATCGACAAGAACGGCCGCATCGTCCTGCTGGAGGATGTCGGGGCCGACAATCGTCGCGGCCGCGTCTATGTCTACGGCATCGACTCCGGCAAGCTGGTGCAGATCGCGGTTCACAACCCGAAATTCTTCGCCGGCAACGCGCAGACCAACCCGAACTTCCAGACCAATGACGAGGAAGCCTCGGGCGTCATCGACGCGTCGTCCGTTCTCGGCGACGGCTATTTCCTGCTGACGACGCAGAACCACAAGCCGTCGGCGGACGTCGAACTCGTCGAGGGCGGTCAGCTGCAGGCGCTCTACATCCCGCTCTCGGTCGGGCAGTAAGCGCTAATATCGAGACAGACACTGAAAAAGGAGAGCCGGCCGGCGAGTAGCCTGCCGGCTCTCTCATTG
The nucleotide sequence above comes from Methylocystis parvus OBBP. Encoded proteins:
- a CDS encoding outer membrane protein, translating into MKKIALGLAAASFGAVSAFAADLPSRKEAPVYAPPPPAFTWTGFYVGANIGGGWLESFNRTGWGTTFNGLWWVPAYSTGNGGASSGGGVVGGVQAGYNFQLTPSFVVGLEADFQGASIGGGNGSGWWGGVSRRVDDFGTVRGRVGVAFPGWSQLLVYGTGGFAYGDVRLNHGWLGNLHGAAIGWSAGGGLEYAVLPNWSVKAEYLFTHIGTDQWGGANLAQHIVGFHTVRAGLNYRINWGAFGAPVVAGY
- a CDS encoding MFS transporter; this encodes MTDDASRRFSRLRQIPPSVWALGLVSLFMDFSSEMIHALLPIYLVGTMGATMAQVGVIEGVAEATASIVKIFSGAISDWFGNRKLLAILGYGLAAATKPMFPLAPNVGWVTTARFIDRVGKGIRGAPRDALVADVTPPELRGAAFGLRQSLDTVGAFLGPAVAVLVMWATVDDIRAVFWIACIPAVVAVAVLAFGVSEPEETRPARPARFPLHWNELKGLGGVFWLVVGVSTLFSLARFSEAFLILEAQAVGLPDALAPLVLVAMNVVYAAASYPAGAFSDRGDRVTPLVAGLIALIAADAALGFARSQPLVWVGVGLWGLHMGLTQGLFAALIADSAPAGLRGTAFGVFNLSGGLALLLASFAAGKLWDVYGSSVAFAAGGVFAALALIGLLISTHVARRRR
- the sdhC gene encoding succinate dehydrogenase, cytochrome b556 subunit, with amino-acid sequence MANAGTDESAAKRPLSPHLTIFKRWLTMAMSIAHRITGAGLYVGMALMALFLLGAGMGGWLHALTGWLGSGFIGGLIVFLITWAIFHHLLGGIRHAFWDRGLYMDKDGRELLAQASLYGGAGLTVLLWIIKSLAG
- the sdhD gene encoding succinate dehydrogenase, hydrophobic membrane anchor protein, which translates into the protein MSVPTHFKSGRSGQGAAYVSDHEGSAHARFMRLSSYALAPLGVLSAWWLAGIAGKSIEGVKAEIGHPLPAIVLIAFGILGMIHARQGMNEIIEDYVHDAALNEKALHWNRIASIAIAFVWTFAIMLIAAPK